The segment CAAGGGTGCTCCCGGGCTTTGCACCTGACAGTAAGCTGCGCATGCTTCTTCAGCTTGCAGATCAGGCTGAAATCGTCATCGCCATCAACGCGGCAGACATTGAGAAAAACAAAGTCCGTTCCGATCTCGGAATTACCTATGACGTGGATGTTCTCCGCCTGATTCAGACCTACACGGATAAGGGTCTTTACGTAGGAAGCGTTGTGATTACTCACTATTCAGGACAGTCCAGCGCTGATCTCTTTAAAAAGAAGCTGGAGAATCTCGGAATCAAGGTTTACCGCCACTATATCATTGAGGGGTATCCATCCAATGTATCCCTTATCGTCAGCGACGAGGGATATGGAAAGAATGAGTACATTGAAACTACAAAGCCGCTGGTGATCGTGACTGCTCCAGGCCCCGGCAGCGGAAAGATGGCTACCTGCCTGTCCCAGCTCTACCACGAAAATAAGAGAGGGATCAAGGCCGGCTACGCCAAGTTTGAAACCTTCCCTATCTGGAATATTCCGCTCAAGCATCCGGTCAACCTGGCCTATGAGGCGGCCACGGCGGATCTGAATGATGTAAATATGATCGATCCCTTCCACTTGGAGGCATACGGCGTAACTACTGTCAACTACAACCGGGATATTGAAATTTTCCCTGTTCTCAATGCTATCTTCGAGGGCATTTACGGAAGCTGCCCCTACAAGTCTCCCACCGATATGGGCGTAAACATGGCCGGCAACTGCATCTGTGATGACGAAGCCTGCTGTGAGGCCTCCAGACAGGAGATTATCCGCCGCTATTATCAGGCATTAAGCCGTGTAGTCAAGGAGCAGCCAGGCGCTAAGAACGAGGTTTACAAGATTGAGCTCCTGATGAAACAGGCCAAAATTTCCACAGACATGAGAGCCGTCGTTCCTGCCGCCAATGAGCTGGCTGAAAAAGAAGGTGCTCCGGCTGCTGCTCTTGAACTGCCGGACGGAACTATCGTTACAGGAAAGACCAGCAACCTGCTGGGTGCATCTGCCGCCCTCCTGCTCAACGCAGTAAAGGTTCTGGGAGGGATCCCCCATGAGCGCCATCTGATCTCCCCGGCCTCTATTGAGCCAATCCAGAAGCTGAAGGTGGATTACCTGGGCGGTGTCAATCCTCGCCTCCATACAGATGAAATCCTCATCGCTCTCTCCGCCTGCGCAGCCTCCGACGAGGTTGCACAGAAGGCTATGAAGCAGCTTCCAAAGCTGAAGGGCTGCCAGGTTCACACCTCTGTTATGCTCTCCGATGTGGACATTAAGGTGTTCAAGAAGCTCGGCGTGGAGCTGACCTGTGAACCCGTTTACGAGCATAAAAAGCTCTACCACTAGACGTTTCGGGAGCCGCAGAAACGGCCCCGGAAAAACTGTTAAAAAACGCCTGTGCAGAGGAGAAAGACACATTCATGTATACTTTCCATCTGCACAGGCGTTTTTTGCTGCCGCCGAAGCGGCCTGCTTTTCCATTTATTTTCTCAGTTTCTTAGGGTGTTCCTATT is part of the Clostridium sp. M62/1 genome and harbors:
- a CDS encoding DUF1846 domain-containing protein; translated protein: MRTGFDNDKYLKMQSDHIRERIGQFGDKLYLEFGGKLFDDYHASRVLPGFAPDSKLRMLLQLADQAEIVIAINAADIEKNKVRSDLGITYDVDVLRLIQTYTDKGLYVGSVVITHYSGQSSADLFKKKLENLGIKVYRHYIIEGYPSNVSLIVSDEGYGKNEYIETTKPLVIVTAPGPGSGKMATCLSQLYHENKRGIKAGYAKFETFPIWNIPLKHPVNLAYEAATADLNDVNMIDPFHLEAYGVTTVNYNRDIEIFPVLNAIFEGIYGSCPYKSPTDMGVNMAGNCICDDEACCEASRQEIIRRYYQALSRVVKEQPGAKNEVYKIELLMKQAKISTDMRAVVPAANELAEKEGAPAAALELPDGTIVTGKTSNLLGASAALLLNAVKVLGGIPHERHLISPASIEPIQKLKVDYLGGVNPRLHTDEILIALSACAASDEVAQKAMKQLPKLKGCQVHTSVMLSDVDIKVFKKLGVELTCEPVYEHKKLYH